CCAAGTGGCGCTGGTAAAACCTCGCTCGTAAGGGCGCTTGTCGACTCAACTGACGACTTAGCTGTCTCTGTTTCTCATACGACACGGGCAATGCGCCCAGGCGAAATCGATGGCGTTAACTACCACTTCGTCTCGGCGGAGACGTTCTGCGAAATAAGAGACCAAGGCGGATTTTTCGAGTGGGCACAGGTATTCGACAATTTTTACGGTTCGAGTAGCCAGGGCGTAACCGATCAACTCGACGAGGGCGTGGATGTCATATTGGAAATCGACTGGCAAGGTGCGGCACAGGTAAAGCAGCAGATGCCTAACGCCATCGCTATTTTCATTTTGCCACCGTCCACTGCGGCGCTCCGTGAACGCCTCACTGAGCGTGGCCAAGACGAATCCAGCGTGATTGAGCGTCGGATGCAGTCAGCTCGCGATGAAATGTCGCACTACGGTAAGGCCGACTACGTCGTACTCAACGATAATTTTGATGCGGCACTTCTAGACCTCGAATCCGTCATTAAAAGCCAGAGACTGTCGCAGCGCCATCAATCTCAGCGGCTCACCTCGGTTATCGCCGATTTGCTTGGAGAGTGACCTGCAAGCTAGTATCGACAAGTACTGCGTCCAGTCGATATACTGCGCGCCCATTTAATTTCAGGACATCCGCATGGCACGCGTAACCGTTGAAGATTGCCTCGATAACGTCGACAACCGATTTGAATTAGTGCTTTTGGCTTCTAAGCGAGCTCGCCAGCTAAGCACAGGCGGCAAAGACGCGCTGGTCGAGGTCGACTCAGACAAGGCGACTGTTGTTGCACTACGCGAGATCGCAGAAGGTCTGATAACACCCGACGTTATGGCTCGCGAGCACGAGCTAGAAGCAGAAGAAGAGTTTGCCGCTAGCTTTGAGACGCCTGTACTGTAAGTACTCAGGCCAATGCTGAAAAGCCAGGACTCGTGTCGACACCGCTAAAAGCATTAGGAGCCTCACTCACCGACGTTTCTCGACGGTTGGGGCTCCAGACGACCTCTCGACCACAGTTACTCCCCACGCACAATCAAAGACAGTCCCTCACAGGCTTTGAGGATGTGCTCAATGACTACTTATCTCCCGAACAAGTAAGCACCATAAAGCGCGCGTATTTTTACGCCGAGCAAGCGCACTACGGTCAGGCTAGACGAACCGGTGAACCCTACGTTACACACCCTTTAGCGGTCGCTACTGTGCTCGCGCGAATGCACATGGATCACGAAAGCATTATGGCCGCTCTGCTGCACGATGTTATTGAAGATACCGGTGTTTCAAAGGAAGACATACGCACGCAGTTTGGTGAGGAGGTTGCCGATCTCGTCGACGGCGTGAGTAAACTCACGCATGTAGAATTTGACAGCGCAGAAGAAAAACAAGCCGAGAACTTTCAAAAAATGGCGTTGGCCATGGCGCGTGATATTCGCGTCATTCTCGTTAAATTGGCCGATCGGCTGCACAACATGCGAACGTTGGGAGCGCTTAAGCCAGAAGCGAAGAAACGCATCGCCAATGAAACACTCGATATTTATGCACCCATAGCAACTCGATTGGGTATGAATGAAGTTCGTATGGAGTTTGAGGATTTGGGTCTTCGAACACTGTACCCCATGAGAGCGCGTCGGCTGGAAGCCGCCAGAGAAGCTGCACGCGGTCGTCGCAAGCAACTCATCGAAGACATTACAGAACAACTCGAGCAAGCAATTAAGCGCGATAATATTGAAGGGAGAGTCGCTGGACGCGAAAAGCACCTTTACAGCATCTACTCAAAAATGCGCGAAAAGCGAAAATCCTTTTCAGACATCATGGATATTTTTGCCTTTCGAGTCATCGTCGACGACGTCGATGCCTGCTATCGCGCGCTGGGCGTTGTGCACTCCCTATACAAGCCGGTTCCGGGCGAATTTAAAGACTACATTGCCATTCCCAAAGCCAATGGCTATCAGTCCCTCCACACTGTTTTGAGAGGCATGCATGGTGTGCCGATTGAAATCCAAATTCGTACTCATGACATGGAGAATATGGCGAATAACGGTATCGCCGCTCACTGGCTTTATAAAAGCAATCAGGACAACGCCAATATTCCCCAAATGCGTGCCCGCGAGTGGGTTAAAGGACTGCTCGAAATGCAACAGACGGCAGGCAATTCGCTGGAATTTATCGAAAGCGTCAAAGTCGACCTGTTCCCTGACG
The Candidatus Paraluminiphilus aquimaris genome window above contains:
- the gmk gene encoding guanylate kinase: MSKNRKIQGQLYVVSAPSGAGKTSLVRALVDSTDDLAVSVSHTTRAMRPGEIDGVNYHFVSAETFCEIRDQGGFFEWAQVFDNFYGSSSQGVTDQLDEGVDVILEIDWQGAAQVKQQMPNAIAIFILPPSTAALRERLTERGQDESSVIERRMQSARDEMSHYGKADYVVLNDNFDAALLDLESVIKSQRLSQRHQSQRLTSVIADLLGE
- the rpoZ gene encoding DNA-directed RNA polymerase subunit omega, yielding MARVTVEDCLDNVDNRFELVLLASKRARQLSTGGKDALVEVDSDKATVVALREIAEGLITPDVMAREHELEAEEEFAASFETPVL
- a CDS encoding RelA/SpoT family protein — translated: MGLQTTSRPQLLPTHNQRQSLTGFEDVLNDYLSPEQVSTIKRAYFYAEQAHYGQARRTGEPYVTHPLAVATVLARMHMDHESIMAALLHDVIEDTGVSKEDIRTQFGEEVADLVDGVSKLTHVEFDSAEEKQAENFQKMALAMARDIRVILVKLADRLHNMRTLGALKPEAKKRIANETLDIYAPIATRLGMNEVRMEFEDLGLRTLYPMRARRLEAAREAARGRRKQLIEDITEQLEQAIKRDNIEGRVAGREKHLYSIYSKMREKRKSFSDIMDIFAFRVIVDDVDACYRALGVVHSLYKPVPGEFKDYIAIPKANGYQSLHTVLRGMHGVPIEIQIRTHDMENMANNGIAAHWLYKSNQDNANIPQMRAREWVKGLLEMQQTAGNSLEFIESVKVDLFPDEVYVFTPRGKIMELPKGACAVDFAYAVHTDVGNQCVACRINNQLAPLSEPLESGVSVEIVTSPAGRPTPSWLNFVVTARARSQIRHFLKQQQHEDSVALGQKLLTKAIAALTPDDGIDNSSIESRVAEHYPGTDYETILTDLALGNQLPQVVAATLLGQSGASLENDQSAMEIKGTEGYVLVYAKCCCPLPGDPIEGFLSPDRGLVVHRENCRNLDDLREQPERLMPLRWDDQIEGTYPVALRIEMANQRGMIATLATKLSAIGLNIERISTQDESVHFSNIIIELQLNSRVHLARVMKRIRVMEGVRKVVRCSRR